Genomic segment of Anaerolineae bacterium:
GGGATCAATGAAATTCCACTGCCCCTGATCGGGGACAATATTGCCCAGGGAGTCAACAGCGGTATTGATGATGTATTCCGCAATGCGCCGGTTGACCTTTCGGAGTTGGCCGTAGCCGAAAAGGAAGTAGTGTTCAGAATCAAACCCAGCGGGCGAGCGCCCCTGCCCACGCCTACACCGACTATCACGCCCACGCCCACGCCTGCGCCCACGCCTACGGTCACGCCCACGCCGATCGGTGTCGCGCTGGTAGCCATTTTCAATGAACTGGATGAAGACGTTATCGTTGAGATTGACGATGAAACGCTGGAAATAGCCGCCCATGAAGCCGAGGTGGTTGAAATGAAACCCGGCACCTACAACTTTGTGGTCACTTATAAAGAGTCGGGTGAAATAGCCGCCGAGGGGTCCAAGACGTGGGGGGTATCTAGCTATAAATGGCGAATCACAAAAGAGAACCAATAGGCGGTAGTGCTTGGCCGGTTGTCAGAACTTTCGCTTCAGAAAGCGCCCGCGCCCCTGACGCCCTACAAATTTTCCCTGCTCCATAATTATCTCGCCCCGGCTGATGGTGGTTACCGGCGCGCCGGTAACTGTGACGCCCTGGTAGGGGGTATACTCAATATTAGAGTGCAGCACATCGGCGCTGTAGGTTACTTTTTGGCGCGGGTCAAACAGCACAATGTCGGCGTCGTAACCGGGGGCCAGGTGGCCTTTACCCACCATCCGGTGCAGGTGGGCGGGAGAGGTGCAACAAACCTCTACCCAACGCTTCAGGCCAATGTGCCCGGCCAGCACGCCAAAAGTGTGGGCCAGGGCCAGCCGGGTTTCGATGCCCGACACGCCTCCGGGAGTCTGCATAAAGTTGGCCTCGCCCTGTTTTTTGAGGGTGGCTGAAAAGGGGCAGTGATCGGTGGAAATAAGGTCAATCACGCCCTGGCCCAGCGCCTGCCACAATTGAGCCGCTTGCGCCGTCCCCCGAATGGGCGGCTGGCAGATAAACCAGGTGCCGGGCATGTTCTCCCGTTCGTAAATATCATCCGGCAGAGTTAAATATTGGGGGCAGGTTTCGCCAAATGCGGCCCAGCCTCGCTCTTTGGCGGAGGCCAATTCTCGCGCCGCCTCACCACAGGAAAGGTGAAAAATCAAAGCCCGCGCTCCGGCCAGGTGGGCAATCGAAAGCACCCGGTTTACGGCTTCGGCCTCGGTTACCGCGGGCCGGCTGTGCGGGTGCCATTTGGCCGCTACTTTGCCGGCCGCGGCCAAACGCTGCCAGACCTCGGTGATCACGGGATAATTTTCGGCATGCACTACGGCCAGTCCGCCTGTTTCGGCTACGGCCAGGAGCGTGCGGTAGAGTTCATCGTCGGCCAGGTAAAGACCGGGGTAGGCTGTGTAGAGTTTGAAGGTGGCGCATCCTGCGGCGTAGGCGGCGGGAACCTGGGCCAGGATCGCCGGGTCGGAGTCGCGCAGGGTCATGTGCAGCCCGTAATCAATCACTACCTGCCCGTCGGCCAACTCGCGGCGCCGGTCAAGCGCTTCCACCAGGTCTTGACCTTTTTTCGGCTCAACAAAATCAACAATACTGGTTACCCCGCCGCAGGCCGCGGCAATGGTCCCCTGTTCAAAATTATCTGCCGTAATCCAATTGGCAATGGGCATTTGCAGGTGGACGTGCCCGTCAATGGCCCCGGGAATAACGTATAACCCCTGCGCGTCAATTTCTTGCCTGCCCTGGAGGTTCTGGCCAATGGCGGCAATTTTTTCACCGGAAACCGCCACATCGCCCCTAAAATCTTCGCCGGCGGTGATAATACGTCCGTTCTTGATGACAAGATTGTAAGTCATAGCGTCTCCTGGCCAATGACCCAGCGGCAAATTTCAAACTTTGTTTCTCCCCCTCATCATAGCACTAAACTTTAAAATTGCGAAGTTGATGAGAGAGACAGGGGGAATAATTACTTATTGCGCAATTTTAGGGGCTTTGTTACAATCAAAAATTGAGGTGTCTGTTCCGTGGACATGCAAAAGGTTCTTAGTCAAGTTATCACCAAAACCAACGAGATTTTTGAAGCCGAGGCCGGGTCGGTGGCCTTGTTGGAGGCGTCGGGGCAAGAAATTGTGATCCGGGCCGCCGTGGGCGAAGGGGCGGATGCGGTGCGTGGATTGAGCCTGCGGGCCAACCAGGGCGTGATTGGCTGGGTGGCTTCTCACCAAAAACCGGCCCTGATCCCGGATGTCACCAAAGACGGCCGTTTTTTTGGCAGCATTGATAAACAAAGCGGTTTTCAGACCAAGTCCATTATGTGTGTGCCCATGCAAGTTGATGGCCACATCATCGGCGTTATCGAGCTGATGAACATGCGCCCGGACTATTTGAGCGATAGCGGCCTGAAAATACTCAGTACCATTGCCGACCACGCCGCCCTGGCCATTGAAAACGCCCGTCTTCTGGAAGAAACCCGCCAACGTTCTGAAGAGCAGGCCCTGCTCTTTGAGGCGATGGCCATTGTCACTTCAGATCTGGCCCTGGATACAGTGCTAGACGCTGTCAGCCGCCAAATTGTTGAGGCGCTTAAGGCCGACTTGTGTATTATTTCGCGGTGGCAACGAGATGAGAATCAACTTTGGACGCGACAAGGTTACGCCGGGCCAGGGTTGAAACGCCCCGAAAAAGTTATCCGTTCGCTGGATGGTTTTGAGTTGGCGCGGTCTGTGTTGGAAGTGCAAGCGCCAATGTTATTGGCCGTGGACGCCGCCGATCTTTCTGCCGAAGGCTTAGCCTGGCTGCAGGAACTTGAGGTGCAGGTGCTGCTGCTCATCCCCCTGATTTACCGCCGCCAGACAATTGGCCTGGTGGAAATTGGTCGCCAGGAGGTAACCGATACCTTCACCAATCACGAATTACGCCTGGCCGAAACAATGACGGCCCAAGCGGCAGTAACTATTGAACACGCCCGTCTTTATGACGAAACCACCCGCCACCTGGCCGAAGCAAAAGTGCTGCAAGAAGTGATGGTGGCGGCGGCCTCTTCCCTTGATTTTGACCAGGTATTAAAAGGCACCATTGCCGCCTTGCATCGCACCCTGGGCGTCGAACGGCTGGGCTTTTTTCTGCCCACCGCAGACGGCGCTTGCATTGCGCCTCACCCGGCTATGGCCGGTTTTGACCTTGGCTCCGAGGTCCACATTCGGATGGATGGCAGCGCAGCCGGGTGGGTTATCCGCCATTGTAAACCGCTTTTGTTGCCTGATGTGCGTAAAGCCAAACACTATTACGAATTAATGACGGATACCCAGTCTGAACTCTGCGTGCCCGTAATCCTGAACGGCCAGGTTGTGGCCGTACTCAATGCCGAGAGTCCTCGCTTGAATGCCTTTGATGAAAACGACCTGCGTCTGTTTGTGGCCATTGCGGCCGAATTGGCCGTAGCCCTGGAAAATGCCCGCCTCTTTGAAGAAATCCGCGCCGCCGAAGCCAATTACCGTGACCTTTTTGATAATGCCAATGATTTGATTTTTACTCTGGACGGTCACTTTAGAATCGGCAGCGTTAATAAAGTGACTCTCAAAACAAGCGGCTATCAGGCCAATGAAATTATCGGCGCGCCCCTGAATAAATTTGTCAAACCTAAACACCTGCCCAAACTTTATAAGCTGCTCAAAGAACGGCTGGGGTCGCCTGAATCGCCGGCCACTTTTGAGTTGCCCATCCTGGGCAAAAACAAACAAGAAGTCCTGCTGGAAGTGACCGTGCGTGTCCAGCGGGAGGGGCGTAGACCCGTTGGCATTCACTGTATTGCCAGAGACATCACCCAGCGCCGAGAATTGGAACAACAACTGCAACAAACCGAAAAGTTATCGGCTACCGGCAAGCTGGTGGCCGGCGTGGCCCACGAACTCAACAATCCGCTCACGTCCATTATCGGTTATGCCACTCTCCTACAAAAGAGCAATCTGCCGGCCAT
This window contains:
- the hydA gene encoding dihydropyrimidinase — protein: MTYNLVIKNGRIITAGEDFRGDVAVSGEKIAAIGQNLQGRQEIDAQGLYVIPGAIDGHVHLQMPIANWITADNFEQGTIAAACGGVTSIVDFVEPKKGQDLVEALDRRRELADGQVVIDYGLHMTLRDSDPAILAQVPAAYAAGCATFKLYTAYPGLYLADDELYRTLLAVAETGGLAVVHAENYPVITEVWQRLAAAGKVAAKWHPHSRPAVTEAEAVNRVLSIAHLAGARALIFHLSCGEAARELASAKERGWAAFGETCPQYLTLPDDIYERENMPGTWFICQPPIRGTAQAAQLWQALGQGVIDLISTDHCPFSATLKKQGEANFMQTPGGVSGIETRLALAHTFGVLAGHIGLKRWVEVCCTSPAHLHRMVGKGHLAPGYDADIVLFDPRQKVTYSADVLHSNIEYTPYQGVTVTGAPVTTISRGEIIMEQGKFVGRQGRGRFLKRKF
- a CDS encoding GAF domain-containing protein, which translates into the protein MQKVLSQVITKTNEIFEAEAGSVALLEASGQEIVIRAAVGEGADAVRGLSLRANQGVIGWVASHQKPALIPDVTKDGRFFGSIDKQSGFQTKSIMCVPMQVDGHIIGVIELMNMRPDYLSDSGLKILSTIADHAALAIENARLLEETRQRSEEQALLFEAMAIVTSDLALDTVLDAVSRQIVEALKADLCIISRWQRDENQLWTRQGYAGPGLKRPEKVIRSLDGFELARSVLEVQAPMLLAVDAADLSAEGLAWLQELEVQVLLLIPLIYRRQTIGLVEIGRQEVTDTFTNHELRLAETMTAQAAVTIEHARLYDETTRHLAEAKVLQEVMVAAASSLDFDQVLKGTIAALHRTLGVERLGFFLPTADGACIAPHPAMAGFDLGSEVHIRMDGSAAGWVIRHCKPLLLPDVRKAKHYYELMTDTQSELCVPVILNGQVVAVLNAESPRLNAFDENDLRLFVAIAAELAVALENARLFEEIRAAEANYRDLFDNANDLIFTLDGHFRIGSVNKVTLKTSGYQANEIIGAPLNKFVKPKHLPKLYKLLKERLGSPESPATFELPILGKNKQEVLLEVTVRVQREGRRPVGIHCIARDITQRRELEQQLQQTEKLSATGKLVAGVAHELNNPLTSIIGYATLLQKSNLPAMYQEDLEIIFRQAQRARVIVRDLLTFARKIDLEAVAIAVNEIIKVSLSLMKPQLENHSVEVITHLDANLPLTMGDPHQLEQVFVNLIINAIQTLDTVAGPRQLIIKSKERAGMLHLSFADNGPGIPDEIIGRIFDPFFTTKEVGQGTGLGLSICFGIISEHKGRIHAENAPAGGAVFHIELPVIEPAAQPAGPVPAPALAGTTPDKLRILVVDDEVPILNLLQRVLDQAGHTAETAPNGNIALQKLNGQTYNLIICDILMPDIPGPELYQKVSAQYPHLAHNFIFITGNVVDIDTRVFLDKSGLPWLSKPFLPSDIAEMVNKIAAKIPA